A stretch of the Ostrea edulis chromosome 9, xbOstEdul1.1, whole genome shotgun sequence genome encodes the following:
- the LOC125659014 gene encoding cytochrome c oxidase assembly protein COX15 homolog, which translates to MSSLFHMRQLYSSCYPRKFLSSRQLKHFTSPRCQFSTWNKQISRFLKKNKGLSLKTFQSIRGTTTQVATAPFSRQQKIIGGWLFGCAGMCVGAVILGGVTRLTESGLSMVDWQLIKDMKPPRSQQEWEEEFERYKQFPEYQYIIKERDFSLSDFKFIYYMEYAHRMWGRMVGVAFLVPAAYFLSKGWINTGLKRRLVLNTALLGFQGFLGWYMVKSGLKEQTLPTDVPRVSQYRLAAHLGSAFILYTLFLWQGLTQFIPINNLPNTSQMRRLRIMAHSIKGLIFVTAISGAFVAGLDAGLTYNSWPKMADRWIPSDLLAISPTWKNFFENPTTVQFDHRHLAESSVLLIAIFWYMSRSAPLPPRMRMAVNALLGMGLIQASLGISTLLTYVPTPLAATHQSGSLVLLSIAVWLTHEFRRLPK; encoded by the exons ATGTCATCTCTATTTCACATGAGGCAATTATATTCTTCTTGCTACCCCAGAAAATTTTTGAGTAGCAGACAGTTGAAA CATTTTACATCACCAAGATGTCAGTTTTCAACATGGAACAAACAGATATCcaggtttttaaagaaaaataag GGATTGTCTTTAAAGACATTTCAGTCCATCAGAGGGACCACGACACAGGTTGCTACAGCACCATTTAGTCGTCAGCAGAAAATAATCGGGGGATGGTTGTTCGGATGTGCTGGCATGTGTGTTGGTGCTGTAATACTAGGGGGAGTCACAAG GTTAACAGAGTCGGGTCTGTCTATGGTGGATTGGCAGTTGATAAAAGACATGAAGCCACCACGAAGTCAACAAGAATGGGAGGAGGAGTTCGAGAGATATAAACAGTTCCCTGAATATCAGTA CATCATTAAGGAACGTGATTTCAGCTTGTCAGATTTTAAGTTTATCTACTACATGGAGTACGCACACAGGATGTGGGGACGAATGGTGGGAGTGGCATTCTTAGTTCCTGCTGCATACTTTCTCAGCAAGGGTTGGATCAACACCGGGCTCAAACGCCGACTGGTGTTGAATACAGCTCTGCTTGGCTTCCAA GGTTTTCTAGGATGGTACATGGTAAAAAGTGGACTGAAAGAGCAGACCCTTCCCACTGATGTCCCGAGGGTCAGTCAGTACCGCCTGGCCGCACACTTAGGGTCAGCTTTCATCCTGTACACCTTGTTCCTGTGGCAAGGATTGACTCAATTTATACCTATCAACAAT ttaCCAAATACATCACAAATGAGAAGGCTTAGAATAATGGCCCATAGCATCAAAGGACTCATCTTTGTCACGGCTATATCAG GCGCCTTTGTGGCTGGCCTGGATGCGGGGCTTACCTACAATTCCTGGCCCAAGATGGCAGACAGATGGATTCCCAGTGATCTTCTGGCAATATCTCCTACATGGaaaaatttctttgaaaacccTACAACAGTACAATTTGACCACAGGCACCTG GCGGAGAGCTCGGTGTTGCTGATTGCCATTTTCTGGTACATGAGTAGGAGTGCTCCACTGCCCCCACGAATGAGAATGGCTGTAAATGCCCTCCTAGGAATGGGCTTAATACAG GCATCCCTGGGAATTTCTACTCTCCTGACATACGTCCCCACCCCCCTAGCTGCCACTCATCAGTCAGGCTCACTGGTTTTACTCAGTATTGCGGTCTGGCTGACTCATGAGTTCCGTCGCCTGCCAAAATGA